tttgttttgctttccaggTTACGGATCGATTTTCTTCGAAGGAGAAGTAAATCTCACTAACCTGAATCTGGATGACATTGTACATATCCGTAGGAAAGAGGTTATTGTCTACCCAGATGATGAAAAGAAGCCACCTATTGGTGAAGGCCTCAATAGGTAATGCTGTGCACACGCTGTCTGTAAGGAtgtttttattgtgttggcactgtttgcaggcagctgctggcaaATGTAAATCTACAGCGGGTGTtcaggctgcagcactgtgcagttGCTGAGTATCTGCAAGGTTCTTAACCAGAAATTTGGTTATAAACCTCTTCTGAGGTTCAGCAAGTTGAGCAAGGGGCCCAGTGTTCATCTCCTGTGTGTGCTCTGATAGCCCTGTGTGAAACCCTGTTGTCACTTATGCTCTTGTCCATCTCTAACAGACGAGCTGAAGTTACATTAGATGGAGTTTGGCCCACGGATAAAACTTCTCGTGGCTTGATAAAAAGCCCAGAACGACTGGCAGAGATGAATTATGAGGGCAGGCTGGAGTCTGTGTCTCGGAAGCAGGGCGCTCGCTTCAAGGAGTACCGCCCTGAGACTGGATCTTGGGTGTTCAAGGTAAGGGTTCTGTTCTCACTGTGGGCTAAATGGAGTATCAGGCCT
This genomic stretch from Meleagris gallopavo isolate NT-WF06-2002-E0010 breed Aviagen turkey brand Nicholas breeding stock chromosome 1 unlocalized genomic scaffold, Turkey_5.1 Chr1_random_7180001939103, whole genome shotgun sequence harbors:
- the LOC104915405 gene encoding nuclear pore complex protein Nup98-Nup96-like, with the protein product MQQRLKLSIRRYSRANCDSWLCLFCFPGYGSIFFEGEVNLTNLNLDDIVHIRRKEVIVYPDDEKKPPIGEGLNRRAEVTLDGVWPTDKTSRGLIKSPERLAEMNYEGRLESVSRKQGARFKEYRPETGSWVFKVRVLFSLWAKWSIRPEFKLCYDLKSFPVA